Proteins encoded in a region of the Bactrocera tryoni isolate S06 chromosome 4, CSIRO_BtryS06_freeze2, whole genome shotgun sequence genome:
- the LOC120774284 gene encoding trypsin-2-like — MSTSLQFSPILYCITLYLLLIENVRSLKNISGHHDYYHHQQPSKKFKLPMNISNLSQEERKYKMLVTEGHTERNYRNFYTVLQRNIVSIRTARATAYFGDNHICAGSIISDDLILTAAHCVIDRRKIVTRSHRIIVVGGTPNRLNPYVGTVEMKVLDVIPHHDFVPDGAHDIALLRLADNFRDDNDFIRVIPLSNGIIPNGTICTIIGWGQIFYRGPYSGDAIHGAMIVFSYNYCLQFYPNVFDETMMCAIRADAWDVNTCRGDAGGPLICGGRVAGVVSWRSYCGRGTKPTVFASVYHHRDWIKRASCANILKSLKSLLSLLYMLCIYILK, encoded by the exons ATGTCGACATCTCTGCAATTTTCGCCTATTCTCTATTGTATCACATTATATTTGTTACTCATCGAAAATGTCCGCAGTCTTAAGAACATCAGCGGCCATCACGATTATTACCACCATCAGCAGCCAAGTAAAAAGTTCAAATTACCTATGAACATATCTAATTTGTCGCAGGAGGAGAGAAAGTATAAAATGCTTGTTACGGAAGGACATACTGAGAGGAACTATAGGAACTTTTACACTGTGCTACAAAGAAACATCGTTTCCATACGCACCGCTCGAGCGACCGCTTACTTCGGAGATAATCACATTTGTGCGGGCTCAATCATATCGGACGATCTAATATTAACTGCGGCGCATTGCGTAATCGA TCGCCGCAAGATTGTGACACGTAGTCATCGTATTATAGTGGTTGGTGGTACACCAAATCGTTTGAATCCGTACGTAGGAACAGTCGAAATGAAAGTACTCGATGTGATCCCACATCACGACTTTGTACCAGATGGTGCTCACGATATAGCATTATTGCGTCTCGCTGACAACTTTCGCGACGACAATGATTTTATTCGAGTGATTCCTCTTTCCAATGGAATAATACCAAACGGCACAATATGCACGATCATTGGTTGGGGTCAAATCTTTTAT CGTGGTCCCTACTCAGGTGATGCTATACATGGTGCTATGATTGTGTTTTCTTATAACTATTGTCTACAATTTTATCCAAATGTATTTGATGAGACTATGATGTGTGCCATCAGGGCAGACGCATGGGATGTTAACACATGTCGTGGTGACGCGGGTGGTCCCCTAATTTGCGGTGGTCGTGTAGCCGGTGTTGTCTCTTGGCGATCGTATTGTGGAAGAGGCACGAAACCAACGGTATTTGCTAGCGTATATCATCATCGTGATTGGATCAAAAGGGCAAGCTGTGCAAATATATTAAAGTCACTAAAATCACTACTCTCGTTATTATATATGCTGTGCATTTATATCTTAAAATGA